A window of Gadus chalcogrammus isolate NIFS_2021 chromosome 2, NIFS_Gcha_1.0, whole genome shotgun sequence genomic DNA:
atgtgtgtgtgtgtgtgtggtgtgtggtgtggtgtgtgtgtgtgtgtgtgtgttgttggtgtgtgtgtgtgttgtgtgtggtgtgcatgcgttaatgtgtgtgtggtgtgtgtgtgtgtgtgtgtgcatgcgttaatgtgtgtgtgtgtgtgtgtgtgtgtgtgtgtgtgtgtgtgtgcaggcagacTGAGCACCAGAAGAAGGAGACCGATCAGAGTCAGGCTCAGAAGGAAAACGACGCCTCGCACCGAGAAGAGACCAACCACCTCCAGGACCAGGTACacattatactatatactactaaatatatagatattatactGTATACAGAGATATTATACTGTATACTAACAAACCAACCACCTCCAGGACCAGGTCAACAGAGCGAtattatactgtgtgtgtgtgtgtgtgtgtgtgtgtgtgtgtgggtgtgtgtgtgggtgtgtgtgtgtgtgtgtgtgtgtgtgtgtgtgtgtgtgtgtgtgtgtgtgtgtgtgtgtgtgtgttatatagaTATTGTACTAAatattattacatttatatagttattatatatatttatgttgtcCGTCTAACACCTTTTGTTCGATGTTTATGCAGTCTTGGTCCCCCTTGAAAGGGAGATCTTAATCTCAACGGGGCTTTCCTGGTTAAGTGTAATTATGGGATGCAAGTAATTATGGGATGCATTATCTCGGCCCAGTCATTATACCGTTGACGGTGtgatttacatgtgtgtgtatgtgcttcaGATTTCCGACCTGGAGGCCAAAGTCGACGCTCTGAAGTCCACAGACTCCTCCTAGACCTGCATCACCTCCTGTCAGGAACAGGAAGTACCTTTGGTGGAAATTGAGGGGATTAAAATGACGAATataaagaggagaggaagaagaggagcagcCGTGACACAAAGAAAGACCCGCTCCCGTTGGCTCCCGTCCTACTCTCACTAACCCTCCTGGAATGCGAATGGTTGCCTTACCCAGAATCCCCCCCAGAGTCGTGTGTCTGCCCCCCTGAGGAGACGGCTCCCAGGCTGCTGGACCCCCTGTCTGgaccgtctcctctcctccacctcctctgtcatgctcctccacctcccccctccccccaccccccccccccccccccccccccccccccacccccccccccccccccccccccccccccccccccccccccccccccccccccccccccccccccccccccccccccccccccccccccccccccccccccccccccccccccccccccccctcctccaccacgagTGTATTCAGTGCTTGACAGCCAGTGCTTGACAGGAGGCtccccctacacccccccccgcccccctccaagGGGACGACCAGGGCTGAGGGGCAAATGTccgcccgtccgtccgtcccccctgAGGGGTGAGTGAAGGTCTGGACCCTGAAGAGACAGACTGACCTGgtgcccccccgtccccgtcccccgaGGCCGTCCCCCCCCAGTGGGACTACCCCCCTGCCTGCTATCTCACCTGATTGTTacaaacatctttatttaaagtGTTGCCAGGCGACGCTGAGCGCTGAAAACTTTTTTTATCTGTCCGGCTGCCGAGCgacggaggagggaggagcctgCGTCGCGCCGGCGCATTAGCATGCGCTACGACGCGACTCTCGGACGCGCGTTCACGACGAGCATCCCAGCTTTTATATCGCTCTCCAACGTCCTCAGGTTAGCTAGAAGACAGTGAGCTGTGCTAATTGTTATTCTTGTGCTAATTGTAATTGCTATTGCTAACCGATGTTGGCACGCGAACCAGCGTTCGCCTCAGTATTCCGAACTTAACGCCACGTTCCGCTCCGACCCCCTGAGTTTAAAAGGTCTACGTGCAGCAGTACCCAGAATGCAACATTACCGGAAATGCATCTTCACCTCTTTGTACCACAGCCGACCCGGACCAGAAACTAGACTAGTGACCAGAAGGACCAGAGAACGACTCGTCTGTAACGACAGGCGGTCTCCCTGGCGGACGGCAGTATTAGCGGACCACCGGTCTGTGTGTTGATGATGAGTGTTTTctttttgggaggggggggttggattGAAACATGTCTGTTTTCCTCCGAGTTGTTTTGGCTCTGTGttttaggggggtgggggaccttatcttatcttatcttatgttCCTCCCTGATCAAACCCTCATTGTCTGCCAGCATCCACTAATAAACATGATCAACAACCGGAAACATGCCCTCCTGTGCTGGTGGTTTCTTTCAGGGACGTCAAGTCAACAGAAGTTTTAGCAATTACCTTATTATGCATAATTGCTACGTCATAGACTCACGTGTGCAGTTGTAACAACATCGCAGCGTTTcgtaattaattaacattacaGACCGTTCCACGCACGATCACATGACCACTCCTTGACCACGCCCCTTCCTGGGTCTACTAAACGGAAGGCAACCTAGTCCTAGACCAAAATATACCTTTGATAGGTCCATGAAAAATACCCCACTAAACATGTACAGGTAGAGGTTATGCGGTTTGGTAGAGTACACATAGTTAATTCAAGCTCATGGTTAAAACGGTGGCTGTTTACAGATATTAAAGAGACAGTCGGTCCCCTGCGTCAGATGTTATTCAGCACTGAGGTTAAAAAAGTATATCGGACCGTCGTTGTTTCTTATTAGCGTTATAATGTCAAATGCGCCACTTGCGTTCACAAGAGTACACCGGTCAGTGTTTTGAGAGACTTATTTCAGTAGCAGTGATAAAAATGGCAGAGATTactatgttgacgatcatatgagataaaggacatttaacgtttaaaagaaacaaaaaggtCATGGGTTATCTAACTATATTAACACTGGAGCGATGAAGATCGTTTGATTCAGAACCAAAGAGCTTCACAGACCATCATTACTAATCATTAGTGACGCTTCCTACCAGCTTCCTCCCGTCTACCCATTGGTCCTCCATCGACGCTCGGTATAGCGACGCCCCCTAAAATCCAAGACGACCATTGGATAGAATATTTGGTACATGCGCGCCATGAATTCAAACTAGATCGCGCTCAATTTGGGCGAGTCTTATTGGGTGGCGTTGTTTTCAACAGATATAAAGGACCCGGTGTCGACCAGAAATTAATTTCCTATCTTCGAAAAGCTACTCACTATCATGTCTGGAAGAGGTAAAACCGGAGGCAAAGCCAGGGCCAAGGCCAAGACCCGCTCATCCCGTGCCGGACTCCAGTTCCCCGTCGGCCGTGTGCACAGACTTCTCCGTAAGGGAAACTATGCCCACCGCGTCGGTGCCGGAGCTCCCGTCTACCTGGCGGCGGTTCTCGAGTATCTGACCGCTGAGATCTTGGAGTTGGCTGGAAACGCTGCCCGCGACAACAAGAAGACCCGCATCATCCCCCGCCATCTGCAGCTGGCCGTCCGCAACGACGAGGAGCTCAACAAACTCCTAGGCGGAGTGACCATCGCTCAGGGCGGTGTGCTGCCCAACATCCAGGCCGTCCTTCTGCCCAAGAAGACCGAGAAGCCCGCCAAGAAGTAAAACTACACCACAAGACAGAACAaaaggctcttttaagagccacctACTTCTTCACTAAGCAGCTTTTCCTGAAAACACAAACTAGTGCTAGACCATTAATCACTTTGCTGAATAGTACTCCCAGAGCTATCACATATGGAAGAGGCGCAGCATAAATGGTTGGCAAGCAAGGTGAAATGCGATAATGGAATTAAACGTAATTTGGCCGATAAGATAATTTTGAGATACATTTGTCacgtttatttatatagcacattttaaaacaacagtacttgacaagtgctgtacacaaatacaatatgaAAACAAGGCTTAAACTTGCATATTAGCAACAATAAATAAGATGAAATAAAATCTTAATCGGTATTAAACGCCAATGTAAAAAAGTGAGTCTTTAGTTGCGTTTCGGAGTGGTCGATAGACTGGGCAGTTCTCAGCTAATCTTAGATTCTTACAGGAA
This region includes:
- the LOC130405885 gene encoding histone H2A translates to MSGRGKTGGKARAKAKTRSSRAGLQFPVGRVHRLLRKGNYAHRVGAGAPVYLAAVLEYLTAEILELAGNAARDNKKTRIIPRHLQLAVRNDEELNKLLGGVTIAQGGVLPNIQAVLLPKKTEKPAKK